In one window of Falco cherrug isolate bFalChe1 chromosome 12, bFalChe1.pri, whole genome shotgun sequence DNA:
- the SLC25A24 gene encoding calcium-binding mitochondrial carrier protein SCaMC-1 — MFQLLRGLALPAAACDGSRDGDSRYANLFRKLDLNEDGRVDIAELQTGLRAMGIPLGKEAEEKIFKAGDTNQDGQLDFEEFMRYLKDHEKKMKLAFKSLDKNNDGKIEASEVVQSLKILGISISEKQAEKILQSIDADGTMTVDWNEWRDHFMFNPATDIEEIIRYWKHSTVLDIGDSLTVPDEFTEEEKKTGQWWKQLLAGGVAGAVSRTGTAPLDRLKVMMQVHGSKSNKMNIASGFKQMLKEGGVRSLWRGNGVNVVKIAPETAIKFWAYEQYKKILTKDDGKLGTVERFVSGSLAGATAQTSIYPMEVLKTRLAVGKTGQYSGMFDCAKKILKREGVKAFYKGYVPNILGIIPYAGIDLAVYELLKSTWLEHYASSSANPGVFVLLGCGTVSSTCGQLASYPLALIRTRMQAQASVEGGPQLNMVGLFQRIIASEGIRGLYRGIAPNFMKVLPAVSISYVVYEKMKQNLGIA; from the exons ATGTTCCAGCTCCTGCGAGGCCTCGCGTTGCCGGCAGCCGCCTGCGACGGCAGCAGGGATGGCGACTCCCGCTACGCTAACCTCTTCAGGAAGCTGGACCTCAACGAAGATGGGAGAGTGGACATCGCCGAGCTCCAGACGGGCCTCCGGGCCATGGGCATCCCCCTGGGAAAAGAGGCGGAGGAG AAAATTTTTAAAGCTGGAGACACTAACCAGGATGGACAGCTAGATTTTGAAGAATTTATGCGGTATCTTAAAGATcatgagaaaaagatgaagcTGGCATTTAAGAGCCTGGACAAAAACAATGATG GAAAAATTGAAGCATCAGAAGTTGTCCAGTCCCTCAAGATACTGGGTataagcatttcagaaaagcaggcagaaaagatCCTGCAAAG tattgaTGCTGATGGGACAATGACAGTTGACTGGAATGAGTGGAGAGATCACTTTATGTTTAACCCAGCTACGGACATTGAGGAAATAATTAGATACTGGAAACATTCCACT GTGTTGGATATAGGAGATAGTTTGACTGTTCCAGATGAGTTCAcggaggaagagaaaaagactgGACAGTGGTGGAAACAGCTGTTGGCAGGAGGAGTGGCTGGTGCTGTGTCTCGAACAGGTACAGCACCATTAGATCGCCTTAAAGTGATGATGCAG gttcACGGttcaaaatcaaacaaaatgaaTATAGCCAGTGGTTTTAAGCAAATGTTGAAAGAAGGTGGTGTCCGATCCCTCTGGAGGGGAAATGGTGTAAATGTTGTGAAAATAGCTCCTGAAACAGCTATTAAGTTCTGGGCTTATGAACAG TATAAGAAGATACTCACTAAGGATGATGGAAAGTTAGGCACTGTTGAAAGATTTGTGTCTGGTTCTTTGGCTGGAGCAACAGCACAAACTTCTATTTATCCCATGGAG gtTTTAAAGACCAGATTGGCTGTGGGTAAAACAGGCCAATATTCTGGGATGTTTGACTGTGCTAAGAAGATCTTAAAAAGAGAAGGTGTAAAGGCCTTCTACAAAGGCTATGTTCCTAATATTTTGGGTATAATACCTTATGCTGGCATTGACCTTGCAGTTTATGAG CTCTTAAAGAGTACATGGCTAGAACACTATGCATCAAGCTCTGCTAACCCAGGTGTTTTTGTATTGTTGGGATGTGGTACTGTTTCCAGTACATGTGGGCAGTTAGCCAGTTACCCTCTTGCTCTTATCCGAACACGCATGCAGGCTCAAG CCTCAGTGGAAGGAGGTCCACAGCTAAACATGGTCGGTCTCTTTCAAAGAATTATTGCTTCAGAGGGAATCAGAGGACTTTATAGGGGCATAGCCCCTAATTTCATGAAAGTGCTTCCAGCTGTCAGCATCAGCTATGTTGTAtatgaaaaaatgaagcagaatttgGGAATAGcgtga